In Phragmites australis chromosome 17, lpPhrAust1.1, whole genome shotgun sequence, the following are encoded in one genomic region:
- the LOC133897497 gene encoding uncharacterized protein LOC133897497 isoform X2: MATAAAATAASTSLRPPSPSTPHLAGLTRRWCWGIPVQSQGRRAFHADRRRRITLLCAADKAPEESLKKTIEVDRLIDMLRDANPRELDQIVVENVLAFDAGFWVRLAARIDLCNSDDDKKDYEELAGNVMNIVDRLVHKTNQKIEQSTDVLKAIISPAMHEGEDVKWPPRDPDTLKLMEKEISHREQEGQLDEGFLSEVSAQLRQAKQDGDKPGLQAMLQKVLQIYASKSLQKRSYAYKGGQVVVPEKFLESVIQDGDCATQRLRMSGTRCCLMDLH, encoded by the exons ATGGCGACggcagccgccgccaccgcggcaTCCACGTCGCTCCGGCCGCCGTCTCCATCCACGCCTCACCTTGCG GGTTTGACCCGTCGGTGGTGTTGGGGGATCCCGGTGCAGTCCCAAGGACGGAGAGCGTTCCACGCGGATCGGCGGAGGCG GATCACTTTGTTATGTGCAGCTGATAAAGCTCCTGAAGAATCCCTCAAGAAGACCATTGAAGTGGATAGGCTGATTGATATGCTCAGGGACGCAAATCCTAGAGAG CTTGATCAAATAGTGGTTGAAAACGTTCTGGCATTCGACGCGGGTTTCTGGGTTCGGCTGGCAGCTAGAATCGACCTGTGCAACTCAGATGATGATAAA AAAGATTATGAAGAGCTGGCAGGAAATGTCATGAACATAGTGGACCGTCTTGTTCACAAGACAAAT CAAAAGATCGAACAGTCGACTGATGTGCTGAAGGCAATCATTAGTCCTGCAATGCATGAAGGAGAAGATGTGAAGTGGCCACCAAGGGATCCAGATACTCTAAAATTGATGGAGAAA GAAATATCACACCGAGAACAAGAAGGGCAGCTAGATGAGGGATTCCTGTCAGAAGTTAGTGCTCAGTTGAGGCAA GCTAAACAAGATGGAGACAAACCAGGGCTTCAAGCGATGCTGCAAAAGGTGTTGCAGATATATGCTTCCAAATCACTCCAAAAGCGTAGTTACGCTTACAAAG gGGGACAAGTCGTAGTTCCTGAAAAGTTTCTCGAATCTGTAATACAGG ATGGAGATTGTGCAACGCAGCGCCTGAGAATGAGTGGAACAAGGTGTTGCTTGATGGACTTACACTAG
- the LOC133897497 gene encoding uncharacterized protein LOC133897497 isoform X1 encodes MATAAAATAASTSLRPPSPSTPHLAGLTRRWCWGIPVQSQGRRAFHADRRRRITLLCAADKAPEESLKKTIEVDRLIDMLRDANPRELDQIVVENVLAFDAGFWVRLAARIDLCNSDDDKKDYEELAGNVMNIVDRLVHKTNQKIEQSTDVLKAIISPAMHEGEDVKWPPRDPDTLKLMEKEISHREQEGQLDEGFLSEVSAQLRQAKQDGDKPGLQAMLQKVLQIYASKSLQKRSYAYKGGQVVVPEKFLESVIQAPENEWNKVLLDGLTLGKGDVSPDELYAVINKRIERVLIRTEGGSYQQRILVEYLKEIQVRAEEVVKVLQGPTI; translated from the exons ATGGCGACggcagccgccgccaccgcggcaTCCACGTCGCTCCGGCCGCCGTCTCCATCCACGCCTCACCTTGCG GGTTTGACCCGTCGGTGGTGTTGGGGGATCCCGGTGCAGTCCCAAGGACGGAGAGCGTTCCACGCGGATCGGCGGAGGCG GATCACTTTGTTATGTGCAGCTGATAAAGCTCCTGAAGAATCCCTCAAGAAGACCATTGAAGTGGATAGGCTGATTGATATGCTCAGGGACGCAAATCCTAGAGAG CTTGATCAAATAGTGGTTGAAAACGTTCTGGCATTCGACGCGGGTTTCTGGGTTCGGCTGGCAGCTAGAATCGACCTGTGCAACTCAGATGATGATAAA AAAGATTATGAAGAGCTGGCAGGAAATGTCATGAACATAGTGGACCGTCTTGTTCACAAGACAAAT CAAAAGATCGAACAGTCGACTGATGTGCTGAAGGCAATCATTAGTCCTGCAATGCATGAAGGAGAAGATGTGAAGTGGCCACCAAGGGATCCAGATACTCTAAAATTGATGGAGAAA GAAATATCACACCGAGAACAAGAAGGGCAGCTAGATGAGGGATTCCTGTCAGAAGTTAGTGCTCAGTTGAGGCAA GCTAAACAAGATGGAGACAAACCAGGGCTTCAAGCGATGCTGCAAAAGGTGTTGCAGATATATGCTTCCAAATCACTCCAAAAGCGTAGTTACGCTTACAAAG gGGGACAAGTCGTAGTTCCTGAAAAGTTTCTCGAATCTGTAATACAGG CGCCTGAGAATGAGTGGAACAAGGTGTTGCTTGATGGACTTACACTAGGAAAGGGAGATGTCTCACCAGATGAGCTTTATGCCGTTATAAATAAGAGAATTGAGAGAGTCTTAATTCGCACA GAAGGTGGTTCTTATCAGCAACGCATACTCGTTGAATATCTAAAAGAGATACAAGTTAGAGCAGAGGAAGTTGTCAAAGTGCTTCAAGGACCAACAATTTAA
- the LOC133897771 gene encoding UPF0651 protein YPL107W, mitochondrial-like, with protein sequence MLGVVLRLPAPIPPLPGRRLSPAPTMASSLHNAGAGVNKPDPAPAPAPEPPEKPLPGDCCGSGCVRCVWDVYYDELDAYNKALAAHSSSGSDGKAPAESKPSDDVKSS encoded by the coding sequence ATGCTGGGCGTCGTCCTCCGCCTCCCGGCCCCGATCCCGCCTctccccggccgccgcctctCGCCCGCGCCGACCATGGCTTCCTCCCTCCACaacgccggcgccggcgtcaACAAGCCTGACCCAGCGCCCGCGCCGGCCCCGGAGCCGCCCGAGAAGCCGCTCCCGGGCGACTGCTGCGGCAGCGGCTGCGTCCGCTGCGTCTGGGACGTCTACTACGACGAGCTCGACGCCTACAACAAGGCCCTCGCCGCCCACTCCTCCTCGGGCTCCGACGGCAAGGCCCCCGCTGAAAGCAAGCCCAGCGACGATGTCAAGTCTTCCTGA